In Bacteroidota bacterium, a single genomic region encodes these proteins:
- a CDS encoding TonB-dependent receptor, producing the protein MLRNLGILVLLLLLGAPLAAVAQNTGKLSGRVVDDLGDPLPGANVIIGGTQLGAATDLDGNYFVIGIPVGQYDVTASFVGFQSKTVEGITISSGYTTEQDFELGSDITLDEIVVEYEQPLIQRDAIGAPRVVSGEDIQNLPIRGVQDVAAIQNGVVNNGRGDDLFIRGGRNQEVVYFVDGVKVTGASPEGIGPAVGVNQAAIQEQEMLIGTIPAKYGDVQSGVISITTKSGREDFFGSVEFITSEVLDSYGYNLGSLSIGGPIVPGRASFFLSGQGTFEQDFRVYSTDTFRLSDDDFAFLQSNPQVLRLVNGAGDEQFIPFDPALITGAGINNDSLAVLLGGQIPDGFEIAGNNFLINAPESYLEDRFDFERGVDAPQNNYTFNGNVNFNISSALSLRIGGGYNTNWREEFLFGNSLYNRDRFYNDERDNWRVYGTFRQRLSDNAFYQIQGEYQDFKYVQYPEGFSRDVEDALFYGDIEGDYHEIARNYFVFRNGQYEQVFDQDGGPRPASVGGTFNLPGAQLTQFQQAHDQQIRFSGSATTQLGVHQIEFGGEFEQQTRRYFRIAGASLSRFYNDGTIESTVQGLPEGGVRSYDELPFEAVRGITPERYGYDFLGLNEVDDQDINGYFDRTNLNIAPYQPIYYAGYVQDKIEFRDLVINLGLRVDVFDNNTQVLLDPFATTPIVRAGSLTDVDVPAGIDSDFAVYFNDAGDIVGYRDLDGNFFDTQGVSTTSGVIAGDLSGQVEPDTDARRSEAFTDYTPQATFMPRIGVSFPVTDRALFFASYNVTTQRPTERAFTPFSDYEEITGQDSRTPNSALEPERTTQYELGFRQRVGDRAAVTLSGFYRTQENKISNRTLFGAQPEYGTFLNADFTTTSGVELGFDLRRTNNLSINTNYTLSFASGTGSDAASTGTVVWRGQFFPNFISPADFDQRHTGNISLDYRFGDDEGPMIGGARVFENFGINILGSFGSGQRFTPLAEPLFDVSQSFTSETVGDVNSETLPATSRIDLRIDRGFNLGFGGARLKAYLWIQNLLDSENIVAVYRATGLADQDGFLFTPGGATYLNNAPFSDSRFFNYSAYTGGPVNVGGQQSSGGGFFYGPPRRVRLGFLLDF; encoded by the coding sequence ATGCTTCGCAACCTGGGTATACTCGTGCTCCTGCTGCTGCTGGGCGCGCCGCTCGCAGCCGTGGCGCAGAACACCGGCAAACTGTCAGGCCGCGTCGTTGACGACCTCGGCGACCCGCTGCCGGGTGCCAACGTCATCATCGGCGGCACGCAGCTTGGTGCCGCCACAGACCTCGACGGCAATTACTTTGTGATCGGCATCCCGGTCGGCCAGTACGACGTCACGGCGTCGTTCGTGGGTTTCCAGTCCAAAACGGTCGAAGGCATCACGATCTCGTCTGGGTACACGACCGAGCAGGACTTCGAGCTCGGCAGTGACATCACGCTCGACGAGATCGTCGTCGAGTACGAGCAGCCGCTCATCCAGCGGGACGCCATCGGCGCGCCGCGCGTGGTCTCGGGCGAGGACATCCAGAACCTCCCGATCCGCGGGGTGCAGGACGTGGCCGCCATCCAGAACGGCGTGGTCAACAACGGCCGCGGCGACGACCTCTTCATCCGCGGCGGTCGTAACCAGGAGGTCGTCTACTTCGTGGACGGCGTCAAGGTGACCGGGGCGTCGCCCGAGGGCATCGGGCCGGCCGTCGGCGTCAACCAGGCCGCCATCCAAGAGCAAGAGATGCTCATCGGGACCATCCCCGCCAAGTACGGTGACGTGCAGAGCGGCGTGATCTCGATCACGACCAAGTCCGGCCGCGAAGACTTCTTCGGCTCCGTCGAGTTCATCACCTCCGAGGTGCTCGACTCCTACGGCTACAACCTCGGCTCGCTCTCCATTGGCGGACCGATCGTGCCGGGCCGGGCTAGCTTCTTCCTCTCCGGGCAGGGCACCTTCGAGCAGGACTTCCGGGTCTACAGCACCGACACCTTCCGCCTCTCGGACGACGACTTCGCCTTCCTCCAGAGCAACCCCCAGGTGCTGCGCCTCGTCAACGGCGCAGGCGACGAGCAGTTCATCCCGTTTGACCCGGCGCTCATCACCGGAGCCGGAATCAACAACGACAGCCTCGCGGTTCTGCTGGGTGGCCAGATTCCGGACGGCTTCGAGATCGCAGGTAACAACTTCCTCATCAACGCGCCCGAGAGCTACCTCGAGGACCGATTCGACTTCGAGCGAGGCGTAGACGCGCCGCAGAACAACTACACGTTCAACGGCAACGTCAACTTCAACATCTCGAGCGCCCTCAGCCTCCGCATCGGCGGCGGATACAACACCAACTGGCGCGAGGAATTCCTGTTCGGCAACTCGCTCTACAACCGCGACCGGTTCTACAATGACGAGCGCGACAACTGGCGCGTCTACGGCACCTTCCGCCAGCGCCTCTCGGACAACGCCTTCTACCAGATTCAGGGCGAGTACCAGGACTTCAAGTACGTCCAGTACCCCGAAGGCTTCTCGCGTGACGTAGAGGACGCCCTGTTCTACGGCGACATCGAGGGCGACTACCACGAGATCGCCCGCAACTACTTCGTCTTCCGAAACGGCCAATACGAGCAGGTCTTCGACCAAGACGGAGGCCCCCGGCCTGCTAGCGTAGGAGGCACCTTCAACCTCCCCGGTGCCCAGCTCACGCAGTTCCAGCAGGCCCACGACCAGCAGATCCGGTTCTCGGGCAGCGCCACGACGCAGCTCGGCGTGCACCAGATCGAGTTTGGCGGCGAGTTCGAGCAGCAGACCCGCCGGTACTTCCGCATCGCGGGCGCCTCGCTCTCGCGGTTCTACAACGACGGGACAATCGAGTCGACCGTGCAGGGGCTTCCCGAAGGCGGCGTCCGGTCCTACGACGAACTGCCCTTCGAGGCCGTGCGCGGTATCACGCCGGAGCGCTACGGGTACGACTTCCTCGGCCTCAACGAGGTCGACGATCAGGATATCAACGGCTACTTCGACCGCACGAACCTGAACATCGCTCCGTACCAGCCGATCTACTACGCCGGCTACGTGCAGGACAAGATCGAGTTCAGGGACCTCGTGATCAACCTCGGCCTCCGGGTCGACGTCTTCGACAACAACACGCAGGTGCTCCTCGACCCGTTTGCGACCACGCCGATCGTTCGCGCCGGGAGTCTGACGGACGTGGACGTGCCCGCTGGCATTGACAGCGACTTCGCGGTCTACTTCAACGACGCAGGAGACATTGTCGGCTACCGAGACCTGGACGGCAATTTCTTCGACACCCAGGGCGTCTCCACTACGTCCGGCGTCATCGCAGGCGATCTCTCAGGCCAGGTCGAGCCCGACACGGACGCTCGGCGCTCGGAGGCCTTCACGGACTACACCCCGCAGGCGACGTTCATGCCCCGCATCGGGGTCAGCTTCCCGGTCACGGACCGGGCGCTCTTCTTCGCCAGCTACAACGTCACCACCCAGCGTCCGACTGAGCGCGCCTTCACGCCGTTCAGCGACTACGAAGAGATCACCGGGCAGGACTCGCGCACGCCCAACTCGGCTCTCGAGCCGGAGCGGACGACGCAGTACGAGCTCGGCTTCCGCCAGCGCGTCGGCGACCGGGCAGCAGTCACGCTCTCCGGGTTCTACCGGACGCAGGAGAACAAAATCTCCAACCGGACCCTCTTCGGTGCCCAGCCGGAGTACGGGACCTTCCTCAACGCCGACTTTACCACGACGAGCGGCGTCGAGCTCGGCTTCGACCTCCGACGGACGAACAACCTGTCGATCAACACGAACTACACCCTCTCGTTCGCGAGCGGGACCGGTTCGGACGCTGCCTCGACCGGGACGGTCGTGTGGCGCGGGCAGTTCTTCCCGAACTTCATCAGCCCGGCCGACTTCGACCAGCGCCACACCGGCAACATCTCGCTCGACTACCGCTTCGGCGACGACGAGGGCCCGATGATCGGCGGGGCTCGCGTCTTCGAGAACTTCGGGATCAACATCCTGGGCTCCTTCGGGAGCGGCCAGCGCTTCACACCGCTCGCCGAGCCGCTCTTCGATGTCAGCCAGTCGTTTACGAGCGAAACGGTGGGCGATGTCAACAGCGAGACGCTGCCTGCCACCTCGCGGATCGACCTTCGGATCGACCGAGGCTTCAATCTCGGCTTCGGAGGGGCTCGTCTGAAGGCGTATCTCTGGATCCAGAACCTGCTCGACTCCGAGAACATCGTCGCTGTCTACCGGGCGACCGGATTGGCAGACCAGGATGGGTTCCTGTTCACACCCGGTGGAGCAACGTACCTCAACAACGCTCCGTTCTCGGACAGCCGCTTCTTCAACTACAGCGCGTATACCGGGGGCCCCGTGAACGTCGGCGGCCAACAATCTTCGGGCGGAGGCTTCTTCTACGGTCCGCCCCGGCGCGTCCGCCTCGGCTTCCTGCTGGACTTCTAG